The segment CACTCGGGTGATGAAAAACGTTACGAAGTAACGCTGACAGGTGACGTTAGTGCTGACGATATTGAAGCGGTGATGTGCTTCATTATTGAGCCTGAGCAGATCGAAATTAGCGTGGTAGCGGTTGAAAAAGACGAAGGCGCTAGTGTTAGCCCTGCGTTAGACGCGCCAGTAGCCGTGCCTGCTGATGTTGTTGAGCCTACTACTAGTGTTGAGCCTGCGGCGCCAGCAGTGGCTAAACCTGCTGACAGAGCACCTTCGCCAGAAAAGCCAGCGAAATCCGCCCCTAAAAAAGCGGCCGCAGAGTCAGCCTCGATCCGTGTGTCGGTAGATAAAGTCGACCAAATCATCAATTTGGTTGGCGAGCTGATTATTACCCAGTCGATGCTGGATCAAACGGTCAGTGACCTTGGCGATCAATCCGTTGGCAATAGCTCGCTACAAAATGGCATGAGTCTGTTACAGCGTAACGCACGAGATCTTCAAGAAGCGGTGATGTCGATCCGCATGATTCCGATGGAGTTTGTGTTTAGCCGATTCCCCCGTGTAGTGCGTGATACCGCCGGTAAATTGGGCAAAGAAATTGAGCTTATCACCGAAGGCAAGTCCACCGAGCTGGATAAAAGCCTGGTTGAGCGCATTACCGATCCGTTAACGCACCTAGTGCGTAACAGTTTGGATCACGGCATCGAAATGCCGGATGAGCGCGAAGCGGTAGGTAAACCCCGTGTTGGCAAGCTGGTGTTATCAGCACGCCATCAGGGCGGCAATATTCTGATTGAAGTGCGTGATGATGGCGCGGGCATGGATCGTGATCGGTTGTTGGCTAAGGCGCGTGAAAATGGTTTGAACGTTTCCGACAACATGTCTGATGAGGAAGTTTTTCAGCTGATTTTTGCGCCGGGCTTCTCCACGGCAAAGGAAGTTACGGACGTTTCCGGCCGCGGTGTCGGTATGGATGTGGTAAAGCGGAATATTCAAGGCATGGGTGGCCGGGTTGAAATCCAATCCAAGAAGGGTGAAGGCACCAACACGCGCATCGTGTTGCCGCTGACACTTGCCATTCTTGACGGCATGTCGATCAAAGTAGGTGGTGAAACCTTTATTTTGCCACTTTCCACAGTACTTGAGTCGTTGCAGCCTGCCAAAGGGGATATGTATGCCATGGCGGGTGATGATGTGGTGCTTAAAGTGCGCGATGAGTACCTGCCGGTCATTGCGATCCATGAAGTGCTGGATGTGGAAAATGCCATTACCGACCCGACCAAAAGTATTGCCGTGATCGTGCAGGGGGAGGGGCGTCGTTATGCCATGTTGGTCGATGAGCTGATTGGCCAGCAACAGGTGGTTGTAAAGAACTTAGAAGATAACTACCGCAAAGTGCCGGGCGTTTCGGCGGCGACCATCCTTGGTGACGGTAGCGTCGCGCTAATTCTAGACATTACAGGTTTACACCGGTTAAGCCGTGCCAAGAAAGAAGCCGGAAAACAGGTGAGTTATCCCCATCTCTCTTATTACCAGGAGGCCGAGCCGTCATGAGCCAGGCAAACAATGGAGCGGTGCTGTCCGCCGCAGAAGCCGATAATCGCGAATTTTTGGTGTTCTCTTTGGGAGAAGAAGAGTATGCCATTGATATCCTGAAGGTTCAGGAAATACGCGGCTATGAAAACGTCACGCGTATTGCCAATGCCCCCGATTTTATTAAAGGGGTGACCAATCTGCGTGGCGTCATTGTGCCTATTGTCGATCTACGCATTAAATTTCACCTAGACAGTGTGGAGTACGGTGGCCAAACCGTTGTTATCGTGGTCAATGTCGCCGACCGCGTCGTTGGTATTGTCGTGGACGGCGTTTCCGATGTCATGACACTAACACCCGAGCAAATAAAACCAGCGCCTGAGTTTGGTGTCACGCTCTCCTCTGATTTCTTGAGCGGATTAGGCAGTCTTGAAGACCGCATGTTGGTGTTGGTCGATATCGATAAGCTGCTAACCAGCGAAGAAATGGCCTTAGTCGATAGCACCAGCACTCGCTAACACCTTTGTGACTAGGCACAAGGAGAGTGCCTTCTTAAGCCAAAAAACAGCCATCTCTGGTGCTACGGATAGCATCGGCTACTACGGTTGTGTTTGGAGTAACGCGTGTGACACCGCTACTGCGTCAAATGATGAGCAATATGACCGTGCGCCTTAGTTGGGGGCTGGTATTAGCCACTTTTTCAATGTTGGTGATAGTGGCCTGCGGTATAGGACTTTATGCACTCCACCACGGCGCCGCAATTGTGCAGGCATCGAGTGATTTGCAGGCGCAGCAAGCGGCGTTCAGTGAGTTTGCGACCCGCATTCGCTGGGTGCTGATTGGCGTGGTCATCATGACCGGCGTAACGGTCGCGGTGGTGGTGTGGGGTGTGACCGTTAATGTGTTGCGTCCCCTGGATCGTCTGGTCGGTTACTTTGAGAAAATGGCCCAAGGCGACCTAAGTCAGCAAATTACATCACCTGGTAATAATGAAATTGGCAGGTTGTACACAGCGATGGCGCACATGCAGTCTTCACTGTCTGAAACCGTTGGCGTGGTACGCCAAAGCGGCGCGTCAATTTTTGAGCGCTCTCAGCATATTGCCAGTGGCAATAACGACCTTTCCTCACGTACCGAACAACAGGCCTCTTCTCTAGAAGAGACGGCCTCGAGCATGGAGCAGTTGGCCTCTACCGTTGGGCACAATGCAGACAATGCATTGCAAGCTAGTCAGCTCGCCAATGAGGTAACGCTAACTGCCAGACGCAGCGGCGAAGAAGTTGCCAATATTGTTGAAACCATGCAGGACATTAGCGCGAGTTCCCACCAAGTTGCCGACATTATTACGGTGATCGATAACATTGCTTTTCAAACCAATATTCTCGCCTTAAACGCGTCGGTAGAAGCCGCCCGTGCTGGCGAGCATGGTAAAGGGTTTGCCGTTGTTGCGCAGGAAGTTCGCAGTCTCGCTAGCCGCAGTGCTAATGCTGCCAAAGAAATTCGTACACTGATCGATGCATCGCTTGGCAAAGTGGACGCGGGCACCCAGCGGGTGAATCACGCGGGAAAAACCATGCAGGATCTTGTCGCCGCTGTGCAGCGTGTCAACGATATTATGGATGAGATTGCGGCCGCTTCTGAAGAGCAAAGCAACGGTATCGGGCAAGTTAATCAAGCAGTTGCCCAAATGGATCAGGTTGTTCAACAAAATGCTCAATTGGTTCAACAGGCAGCACGCAGCGCTAATGAGTTAGAAAGCGAAGCGGCACGCCTTAGAGAAGCGGTTGAGCGTTTCCATGTGACGCCTGCCCTGGCAGGGGGGAAGCAGGAATCTGGTTATGCCATGCGGCCCCACGCTCTTCAGCAAGTACCTGCCGCCCAAACGCCAGCGGCCAAAAAAATACCCGCTCGCAACACGGCAGTTGATGAGTGGGAAGCATTTTAAGTCTTGCGGTTAAGGCTCATTACTTCCTCGGCTTGAATACTAAAAATAAGGTATGCGGATGCGTAATAACCAGCCAGTCACTCAGCGTGAAGTTGAACTTCAGAGTGATGATTTCCTCGTTTCGCGCACGGATCTTAAAGGGCGCATTACCTATGCAAACCCAGCGTTTATCCAGATAAGTGGTTTCCAGCACGAAGAGCTGATAGGCGCGCCCCATAATTTGATTCGACACCCGGATATGCCGCCAGCGGCGTTTGAAAACCTGTGGCAGACCGTGAAAAGCGGTGAAACATGGCGAGGGCTGGTTAAAAACCGCTGTAAAAATGGTGATCACTATTGGGTAAGTGCCAGCGTAACGCCGATTATTGAAGACGACCACGTCGTTGGCTATGCCTCTGTCAGGGTACAGGCAACCAGAGAGGCGATTGCCCAAGCTGAGCAGG is part of the Halomonas sp. GT genome and harbors:
- a CDS encoding methyl-accepting chemotaxis protein, which produces MSNMTVRLSWGLVLATFSMLVIVACGIGLYALHHGAAIVQASSDLQAQQAAFSEFATRIRWVLIGVVIMTGVTVAVVVWGVTVNVLRPLDRLVGYFEKMAQGDLSQQITSPGNNEIGRLYTAMAHMQSSLSETVGVVRQSGASIFERSQHIASGNNDLSSRTEQQASSLEETASSMEQLASTVGHNADNALQASQLANEVTLTARRSGEEVANIVETMQDISASSHQVADIITVIDNIAFQTNILALNASVEAARAGEHGKGFAVVAQEVRSLASRSANAAKEIRTLIDASLGKVDAGTQRVNHAGKTMQDLVAAVQRVNDIMDEIAAASEEQSNGIGQVNQAVAQMDQVVQQNAQLVQQAARSANELESEAARLREAVERFHVTPALAGGKQESGYAMRPHALQQVPAAQTPAAKKIPARNTAVDEWEAF
- the cheW gene encoding chemotaxis protein CheW, with the protein product MSQANNGAVLSAAEADNREFLVFSLGEEEYAIDILKVQEIRGYENVTRIANAPDFIKGVTNLRGVIVPIVDLRIKFHLDSVEYGGQTVVIVVNVADRVVGIVVDGVSDVMTLTPEQIKPAPEFGVTLSSDFLSGLGSLEDRMLVLVDIDKLLTSEEMALVDSTSTR
- the cheA gene encoding chemotaxis protein CheA translates to MDIADFFDTFFEEAEELLADMEQHLLELDVDDPDSEQLNAIFRAAHSIKGGAGTFGFSVLQKTTHIFENLLDHARKGELTLRADLVDTFLEAKDIMHEQLDAYRNEEEPNQEAYERICQTLQQIALEEIGQTLDAPAAPAPTIEKKTSASAEAAESSSLSERHLLVALLNVSEKDRTLLVEELEQLGDVQSHSGDEKRYEVTLTGDVSADDIEAVMCFIIEPEQIEISVVAVEKDEGASVSPALDAPVAVPADVVEPTTSVEPAAPAVAKPADRAPSPEKPAKSAPKKAAAESASIRVSVDKVDQIINLVGELIITQSMLDQTVSDLGDQSVGNSSLQNGMSLLQRNARDLQEAVMSIRMIPMEFVFSRFPRVVRDTAGKLGKEIELITEGKSTELDKSLVERITDPLTHLVRNSLDHGIEMPDEREAVGKPRVGKLVLSARHQGGNILIEVRDDGAGMDRDRLLAKARENGLNVSDNMSDEEVFQLIFAPGFSTAKEVTDVSGRGVGMDVVKRNIQGMGGRVEIQSKKGEGTNTRIVLPLTLAILDGMSIKVGGETFILPLSTVLESLQPAKGDMYAMAGDDVVLKVRDEYLPVIAIHEVLDVENAITDPTKSIAVIVQGEGRRYAMLVDELIGQQQVVVKNLEDNYRKVPGVSAATILGDGSVALILDITGLHRLSRAKKEAGKQVSYPHLSYYQEAEPS